One Takifugu rubripes chromosome 2, fTakRub1.2, whole genome shotgun sequence genomic region harbors:
- the ttc7b gene encoding tetratricopeptide repeat protein 7B isoform X1 yields MTARKSGSRLETEIERCRSECQWDKIPELVRQLSAKLISNDDLGELLLGECKLQTYLKENPLKQGASPRGPRPKLVEVRKHLTAALDRGNLKADYLQEASLLMAKLCYVEGEYRDALGHYGKVSLDEMQLVGAPVYRLSMIAEAYATKGLCLEKVPAASPSLSNKNTGSPSSVKSTSDREQEIITCYEKSGDIALLYLQEAEKALSAGIQNRSPKPGPTSQDIELGYFLETGLQRAHVIHFKNGNLTRGVGRFREILRAVESRTTQSLRMTIARQLAEILLRGMCEQSYWSPLEDPPTVSPLDDPTRQGHVLSKNYSLSRRPRVYSGENLFCPQENTEEALLLLLISESMANRDAVLSRIPEHNNDRIISLQSASVVYDLLTIALGRRGQYEMLSECLERAMKFAFEEFHLWYQLALSLMAAGKSARAVKVLKECIRLKPDEPTIPLLAVKLCVGPLHWLDEGESFAKMVIDMGEKAAEFRAKGYLAVGLVYSLKATDASLRSTQEEYQRKALGAFQRAQSLSPTDHLAAFYLALQLAVSRQIPEALGYVRQALQLQGDDVHSLHLLALLLSAQKHYHDALNIIEMALSEYPENFNLLYTKVKLESMCRGPEEALLTCKHMLQIWKSFYNLTNPSDSGRGSSLLDRAITDRRQLNAMTLPDFSDPETVSGSSSSRSGSEQLSPVSPSTISTFSSPLSSPMSSPLSSPSSPVFTFQPLPPPISPSFLCPTPLPPTPTRTRTQSFSTHITLRQLSSTSGLQDANIHGFPYMFSVCSVHATSIAASRVEQALSEVASSLQSSAPKQGPLHPWMTLAQIWLHAAEVYISMSKPAEAAACTQEASNLFPTSHNVLYMRGQIAELRGNMDEAKRWYEEALSINPTHVKSMQRLGLILHQLQRYSLSEKVLRDAVQVNSTAHDVWNSLGEVLQAQGNTAAATECFITALELEASSPILPFTIIPRAL; encoded by the exons ATGACGGCGAGGAAGTCTGGCTCACGACTTGAAACCGAGATTGAGCGGTGTCGCTCTGAGTGCCAGTGGGACAAGATACCAGAACTGGTTCGTCAGTTGTCGGCTAAGCTCATATCAAACG ATGACCTCggcgagctgctgctgggggagtGCAAACTTCAGACATACCTGAAGGAGAACCCGCTCAAACAGGGAGCCAGTCCCAGGGGCCCCCGGCCCAAACTGGTGGAAGTGAGGAAACATCTGACTGCTGCTCTGGACAGAGGGAACCTGAAG GCTGATTATCTCCAGGAGGCCAGCTTGTTGATGGCCAAACTGTGCTACGTCGAGGGAGAATATAGAGATGCTTTAG GTCACTACGGTAAAGTCAGCCTGGATGAGATGCAGCTGGTGGGTGCGCCTGTCTATCGGTTGTCCATGATAGCTGAGGCATATGCAACTAAAG GACTGTGTCTCGAGAAGGTTCCGGCTGCCTCTCCGTCTCTGTCGAACAAGAACACTGGCTCTCCGTCATCCGTTAAGAGCACCTCGGATAGAGAGCAGGAAATTATCACCTGCTATGAAAAGTCCGGGGACATCGCTCTCCTTTACCTGCAGGAGGCGGAGAAG GCCTTGTCAGCAGGTATTCAGAACCGCAGCCCAAAGCCGGGCCCAACCTCCCAGGACATAGAACTGGGCTATTTCCTGGAGACGGGCCTGCAGAGAGCCCACGTCATCCACTTTAAGAACGG CAACCTGACAAGGGGAGTGGGCCGTTTCAGGGAGATCCTTCGTGCCGTCGAAAGCAGAACCACTCAGAGCCTTCGCATG accATAGCCAGACAGCTTGCTGAGATCTTACTCAGAGGAATGTGCGAACAGAGTTACTGGTCTCCTCTGGAAGACCCACCCACAGTGTCACCGTTGGACGATCCTACACGGCAAGGACACGTTCTCAGCAAGAACTACAGCCTCAGCCGGCGCCCACGGGTGTACTCGGGAGAAAA CCTGTTCTGTCCTCAGGAGAACACGGAGGAggcgctgctgttgctgctcatcAGCGAGTCCATG GCCAACCGTGATGCTGTCCTGAGCAGGATTCCTGAACACAACAATGACCGGATCATCAGTTTGCAGTCTGCCTCCGTGGTGTACGACCTGCTGACCATAGCTCTGGGCAGGAGAGGCCAGTATGAGATGCTCTCCGAG TGTTTGGAGAGGGCCATGAAGTTTGCCTTTGAAGAGTTCCATTTATGGTACCAACTCGCCCTGTCGTTAATGGCTGCTGGGAAATCTGCCCGTGCTGTCAAGGTCCTGAAAGAGTGCATCCGTTTGAAGCCCGACGAGCCGACCATTCCGCTGCTGGCCGTCAAGCTTTGTGTTGGACCTTTGCACTGG CTCGACGAGGGCGAGAGCTTTGCAAAAATGGTGATTGACATGGGGGAGAAGGCGGCCGAATTCCGAGCCAAAGGCTACTTGGCCGTGGGCTTGGTTTACAGTCTCAAGGCTACTGATG CATCGCTTCGAAGCACACAGGAGGAGTACCAGAGGAAAGCTTTGGGAGCCTTCCAGAG AGCTCAGAGTCTCTCGCCCACTGACCATTTAGCGGCCTTCTACCTGGCGCTGCAGCTCGCCGTGTCCCGACAG ATCCCCGAGGCTTTGGGCTACGTCCGGCAGGCGTTGCAGCTTCAAGGGGACGACGTCCACTCGCTCcacctgctggctctgctgctctctgctcagaAGCACTACCACGACGCTCTCAACATCATAGAGATGGCTCTGTCCGAGTACCCAGAGAACTTCAA TCTGCTCTATACGAAGGTGAAGCTGGAGTCCATGTGCAGAGGACCAGAGGAAGCTCTCCTCACCTGTAAACACATGCTGCAGATCTGGAAGAGCTTTTACAACCTTACCAACCCCAG cgaCTCTGGGCGTGGCAGCAGTCTGCTGGACAGAGCCATAACAGACAGACGACAGCTCAATGCCATGACTCTGCCTGATTTCAGTGACCCTGagactg tctcaggttcctcctcctctcgctcgGGTTCTGAACAGCTCTCTCCCGTCTCCCCCTCCACCATTTCCACCTTTTCCTCCCCGCTCTCCTCCCCGATGTCCTCCCCCCTgtcttccccttcctcccctgTCTTCACTTTCCAGCCTCTCCCTCCACCCATAAgcccttccttcctctgtccCACTCCTCTTCCCCCCACgcccaccaggaccaggactcAGTCCTTTTCCACCCACATCACTCTCCGCCAGCTCTCATCCACTA gcgGCCTTCAGGACGCTAACATTCATGGTTTTCCCtacatgttttctgttt GCTCCGTTCACGCCACGTCTATCGCAGCCAGCCGGGTGGAGCAGGCGCTGTCCGAGGTGGCGTCGTCTCTGCAGAGCAGCGCCCCCAAGCAGGGACCCCTGCACCCCTGGATGACCTTGGCCCAGATCTGGCTGCACGCAG CCGAGGTCTACATCAGCATGTCGAAGCCCGCCGAGGCCGCGGCATGCACGCAAGAAGCCTCCAATCTCTTCCCCACATCCCATAATGTCTTGTACATGAGAGGCCAGATAGCCGAGCTGAGGGGCAACATGGACGAGGCCAAGCGCTGGTATGAAGAGGCGCTGTCAATCAACCCGACGCATGTCAAGAGCATGCAGAGACTG GGTTTGATCCTGCACCAGCTGCAGCGCTACAGTCTGTCTGAAAAGGTGCTGAGAGATGCTGTGCAGGTCAacag CACGGCCCACGACGTGTGGAACAGCCTGGGTGAGGTTCTGCAGGCTCAGGGAAACACCGCGGCAGCCACCGAGTGTTTCATCACGGccctggagctggaggccagCAGCCCCATCCTGCCCTTCACCATCATCCCCCGAGCGCTATGA
- the ttc7b gene encoding tetratricopeptide repeat protein 7B isoform X4, protein MTARKSGSRLETEIERCRSECQWDKIPELVRQLSAKLISNDDLGELLLGECKLQTYLKENPLKQGASPRGPRPKLVEVRKHLTAALDRGNLKADYLQEASLLMAKLCYVEGEYRDALGHYGKVSLDEMQLVGAPVYRLSMIAEAYATKGLCLEKVPAASPSLSNKNTGSPSSVKSTSDREQEIITCYEKSGDIALLYLQEAEKALSAGIQNRSPKPGPTSQDIELGYFLETGLQRAHVIHFKNGNLTRGVGRFREILRAVESRTTQSLRMTIARQLAEILLRGMCEQSYWSPLEDPPTVSPLDDPTRQGHVLSKNYSLSRRPRVYSGENLFCPQENTEEALLLLLISESMANRDAVLSRIPEHNNDRIISLQSASVVYDLLTIALGRRGQYEMLSECLERAMKFAFEEFHLWYQLALSLMAAGKSARAVKVLKECIRLKPDEPTIPLLAVKLCVGPLHWLDEGESFAKMVIDMGEKAAEFRAKGYLAVGLVYSLKATDASLRSTQEEYQRKALGAFQRAQSLSPTDHLAAFYLALQLAVSRQIPEALGYVRQALQLQGDDVHSLHLLALLLSAQKHYHDALNIIEMALSEYPENFNLLYTKVKLESMCRGPEEALLTCKHMLQIWKSFYNLTNPSDSGRGSSLLDRAITDRRQLNAMTLPDFSDPETGSVHATSIAASRVEQALSEVASSLQSSAPKQGPLHPWMTLAQIWLHAAEVYISMSKPAEAAACTQEASNLFPTSHNVLYMRGQIAELRGNMDEAKRWYEEALSINPTHVKSMQRLGLILHQLQRYSLSEKVLRDAVQVNSTAHDVWNSLGEVLQAQGNTAAATECFITALELEASSPILPFTIIPRAL, encoded by the exons ATGACGGCGAGGAAGTCTGGCTCACGACTTGAAACCGAGATTGAGCGGTGTCGCTCTGAGTGCCAGTGGGACAAGATACCAGAACTGGTTCGTCAGTTGTCGGCTAAGCTCATATCAAACG ATGACCTCggcgagctgctgctgggggagtGCAAACTTCAGACATACCTGAAGGAGAACCCGCTCAAACAGGGAGCCAGTCCCAGGGGCCCCCGGCCCAAACTGGTGGAAGTGAGGAAACATCTGACTGCTGCTCTGGACAGAGGGAACCTGAAG GCTGATTATCTCCAGGAGGCCAGCTTGTTGATGGCCAAACTGTGCTACGTCGAGGGAGAATATAGAGATGCTTTAG GTCACTACGGTAAAGTCAGCCTGGATGAGATGCAGCTGGTGGGTGCGCCTGTCTATCGGTTGTCCATGATAGCTGAGGCATATGCAACTAAAG GACTGTGTCTCGAGAAGGTTCCGGCTGCCTCTCCGTCTCTGTCGAACAAGAACACTGGCTCTCCGTCATCCGTTAAGAGCACCTCGGATAGAGAGCAGGAAATTATCACCTGCTATGAAAAGTCCGGGGACATCGCTCTCCTTTACCTGCAGGAGGCGGAGAAG GCCTTGTCAGCAGGTATTCAGAACCGCAGCCCAAAGCCGGGCCCAACCTCCCAGGACATAGAACTGGGCTATTTCCTGGAGACGGGCCTGCAGAGAGCCCACGTCATCCACTTTAAGAACGG CAACCTGACAAGGGGAGTGGGCCGTTTCAGGGAGATCCTTCGTGCCGTCGAAAGCAGAACCACTCAGAGCCTTCGCATG accATAGCCAGACAGCTTGCTGAGATCTTACTCAGAGGAATGTGCGAACAGAGTTACTGGTCTCCTCTGGAAGACCCACCCACAGTGTCACCGTTGGACGATCCTACACGGCAAGGACACGTTCTCAGCAAGAACTACAGCCTCAGCCGGCGCCCACGGGTGTACTCGGGAGAAAA CCTGTTCTGTCCTCAGGAGAACACGGAGGAggcgctgctgttgctgctcatcAGCGAGTCCATG GCCAACCGTGATGCTGTCCTGAGCAGGATTCCTGAACACAACAATGACCGGATCATCAGTTTGCAGTCTGCCTCCGTGGTGTACGACCTGCTGACCATAGCTCTGGGCAGGAGAGGCCAGTATGAGATGCTCTCCGAG TGTTTGGAGAGGGCCATGAAGTTTGCCTTTGAAGAGTTCCATTTATGGTACCAACTCGCCCTGTCGTTAATGGCTGCTGGGAAATCTGCCCGTGCTGTCAAGGTCCTGAAAGAGTGCATCCGTTTGAAGCCCGACGAGCCGACCATTCCGCTGCTGGCCGTCAAGCTTTGTGTTGGACCTTTGCACTGG CTCGACGAGGGCGAGAGCTTTGCAAAAATGGTGATTGACATGGGGGAGAAGGCGGCCGAATTCCGAGCCAAAGGCTACTTGGCCGTGGGCTTGGTTTACAGTCTCAAGGCTACTGATG CATCGCTTCGAAGCACACAGGAGGAGTACCAGAGGAAAGCTTTGGGAGCCTTCCAGAG AGCTCAGAGTCTCTCGCCCACTGACCATTTAGCGGCCTTCTACCTGGCGCTGCAGCTCGCCGTGTCCCGACAG ATCCCCGAGGCTTTGGGCTACGTCCGGCAGGCGTTGCAGCTTCAAGGGGACGACGTCCACTCGCTCcacctgctggctctgctgctctctgctcagaAGCACTACCACGACGCTCTCAACATCATAGAGATGGCTCTGTCCGAGTACCCAGAGAACTTCAA TCTGCTCTATACGAAGGTGAAGCTGGAGTCCATGTGCAGAGGACCAGAGGAAGCTCTCCTCACCTGTAAACACATGCTGCAGATCTGGAAGAGCTTTTACAACCTTACCAACCCCAG cgaCTCTGGGCGTGGCAGCAGTCTGCTGGACAGAGCCATAACAGACAGACGACAGCTCAATGCCATGACTCTGCCTGATTTCAGTGACCCTGagactg GCTCCGTTCACGCCACGTCTATCGCAGCCAGCCGGGTGGAGCAGGCGCTGTCCGAGGTGGCGTCGTCTCTGCAGAGCAGCGCCCCCAAGCAGGGACCCCTGCACCCCTGGATGACCTTGGCCCAGATCTGGCTGCACGCAG CCGAGGTCTACATCAGCATGTCGAAGCCCGCCGAGGCCGCGGCATGCACGCAAGAAGCCTCCAATCTCTTCCCCACATCCCATAATGTCTTGTACATGAGAGGCCAGATAGCCGAGCTGAGGGGCAACATGGACGAGGCCAAGCGCTGGTATGAAGAGGCGCTGTCAATCAACCCGACGCATGTCAAGAGCATGCAGAGACTG GGTTTGATCCTGCACCAGCTGCAGCGCTACAGTCTGTCTGAAAAGGTGCTGAGAGATGCTGTGCAGGTCAacag CACGGCCCACGACGTGTGGAACAGCCTGGGTGAGGTTCTGCAGGCTCAGGGAAACACCGCGGCAGCCACCGAGTGTTTCATCACGGccctggagctggaggccagCAGCCCCATCCTGCCCTTCACCATCATCCCCCGAGCGCTATGA
- the ttc7b gene encoding tetratricopeptide repeat protein 7B isoform X3, producing the protein MTARKSGSRLETEIERCRSECQWDKIPELVRQLSAKLISNDDLGELLLGECKLQTYLKENPLKQGASPRGPRPKLVEVRKHLTAALDRGNLKADYLQEASLLMAKLCYVEGEYRDALGHYGKVSLDEMQLVGAPVYRLSMIAEAYATKGLCLEKVPAASPSLSNKNTGSPSSVKSTSDREQEIITCYEKSGDIALLYLQEAEKALSAGIQNRSPKPGPTSQDIELGYFLETGLQRAHVIHFKNGNLTRGVGRFREILRAVESRTTQSLRMTIARQLAEILLRGMCEQSYWSPLEDPPTVSPLDDPTRQGHVLSKNYSLSRRPRVYSGENLFCPQENTEEALLLLLISESMANRDAVLSRIPEHNNDRIISLQSASVVYDLLTIALGRRGQYEMLSECLERAMKFAFEEFHLWYQLALSLMAAGKSARAVKVLKECIRLKPDEPTIPLLAVKLCVGPLHWLDEGESFAKMVIDMGEKAAEFRAKGYLAVGLVYSLKATDASLRSTQEEYQRKALGAFQRAQSLSPTDHLAAFYLALQLAVSRQIPEALGYVRQALQLQGDDVHSLHLLALLLSAQKHYHDALNIIEMALSEYPENFNLLYTKVKLESMCRGPEEALLTCKHMLQIWKSFYNLTNPSDSGRGSSLLDRAITDRRQLNAMTLPDFSDPETGGLQDANIHGFPYMFSVCSVHATSIAASRVEQALSEVASSLQSSAPKQGPLHPWMTLAQIWLHAAEVYISMSKPAEAAACTQEASNLFPTSHNVLYMRGQIAELRGNMDEAKRWYEEALSINPTHVKSMQRLGLILHQLQRYSLSEKVLRDAVQVNSTAHDVWNSLGEVLQAQGNTAAATECFITALELEASSPILPFTIIPRAL; encoded by the exons ATGACGGCGAGGAAGTCTGGCTCACGACTTGAAACCGAGATTGAGCGGTGTCGCTCTGAGTGCCAGTGGGACAAGATACCAGAACTGGTTCGTCAGTTGTCGGCTAAGCTCATATCAAACG ATGACCTCggcgagctgctgctgggggagtGCAAACTTCAGACATACCTGAAGGAGAACCCGCTCAAACAGGGAGCCAGTCCCAGGGGCCCCCGGCCCAAACTGGTGGAAGTGAGGAAACATCTGACTGCTGCTCTGGACAGAGGGAACCTGAAG GCTGATTATCTCCAGGAGGCCAGCTTGTTGATGGCCAAACTGTGCTACGTCGAGGGAGAATATAGAGATGCTTTAG GTCACTACGGTAAAGTCAGCCTGGATGAGATGCAGCTGGTGGGTGCGCCTGTCTATCGGTTGTCCATGATAGCTGAGGCATATGCAACTAAAG GACTGTGTCTCGAGAAGGTTCCGGCTGCCTCTCCGTCTCTGTCGAACAAGAACACTGGCTCTCCGTCATCCGTTAAGAGCACCTCGGATAGAGAGCAGGAAATTATCACCTGCTATGAAAAGTCCGGGGACATCGCTCTCCTTTACCTGCAGGAGGCGGAGAAG GCCTTGTCAGCAGGTATTCAGAACCGCAGCCCAAAGCCGGGCCCAACCTCCCAGGACATAGAACTGGGCTATTTCCTGGAGACGGGCCTGCAGAGAGCCCACGTCATCCACTTTAAGAACGG CAACCTGACAAGGGGAGTGGGCCGTTTCAGGGAGATCCTTCGTGCCGTCGAAAGCAGAACCACTCAGAGCCTTCGCATG accATAGCCAGACAGCTTGCTGAGATCTTACTCAGAGGAATGTGCGAACAGAGTTACTGGTCTCCTCTGGAAGACCCACCCACAGTGTCACCGTTGGACGATCCTACACGGCAAGGACACGTTCTCAGCAAGAACTACAGCCTCAGCCGGCGCCCACGGGTGTACTCGGGAGAAAA CCTGTTCTGTCCTCAGGAGAACACGGAGGAggcgctgctgttgctgctcatcAGCGAGTCCATG GCCAACCGTGATGCTGTCCTGAGCAGGATTCCTGAACACAACAATGACCGGATCATCAGTTTGCAGTCTGCCTCCGTGGTGTACGACCTGCTGACCATAGCTCTGGGCAGGAGAGGCCAGTATGAGATGCTCTCCGAG TGTTTGGAGAGGGCCATGAAGTTTGCCTTTGAAGAGTTCCATTTATGGTACCAACTCGCCCTGTCGTTAATGGCTGCTGGGAAATCTGCCCGTGCTGTCAAGGTCCTGAAAGAGTGCATCCGTTTGAAGCCCGACGAGCCGACCATTCCGCTGCTGGCCGTCAAGCTTTGTGTTGGACCTTTGCACTGG CTCGACGAGGGCGAGAGCTTTGCAAAAATGGTGATTGACATGGGGGAGAAGGCGGCCGAATTCCGAGCCAAAGGCTACTTGGCCGTGGGCTTGGTTTACAGTCTCAAGGCTACTGATG CATCGCTTCGAAGCACACAGGAGGAGTACCAGAGGAAAGCTTTGGGAGCCTTCCAGAG AGCTCAGAGTCTCTCGCCCACTGACCATTTAGCGGCCTTCTACCTGGCGCTGCAGCTCGCCGTGTCCCGACAG ATCCCCGAGGCTTTGGGCTACGTCCGGCAGGCGTTGCAGCTTCAAGGGGACGACGTCCACTCGCTCcacctgctggctctgctgctctctgctcagaAGCACTACCACGACGCTCTCAACATCATAGAGATGGCTCTGTCCGAGTACCCAGAGAACTTCAA TCTGCTCTATACGAAGGTGAAGCTGGAGTCCATGTGCAGAGGACCAGAGGAAGCTCTCCTCACCTGTAAACACATGCTGCAGATCTGGAAGAGCTTTTACAACCTTACCAACCCCAG cgaCTCTGGGCGTGGCAGCAGTCTGCTGGACAGAGCCATAACAGACAGACGACAGCTCAATGCCATGACTCTGCCTGATTTCAGTGACCCTGagactg gcgGCCTTCAGGACGCTAACATTCATGGTTTTCCCtacatgttttctgttt GCTCCGTTCACGCCACGTCTATCGCAGCCAGCCGGGTGGAGCAGGCGCTGTCCGAGGTGGCGTCGTCTCTGCAGAGCAGCGCCCCCAAGCAGGGACCCCTGCACCCCTGGATGACCTTGGCCCAGATCTGGCTGCACGCAG CCGAGGTCTACATCAGCATGTCGAAGCCCGCCGAGGCCGCGGCATGCACGCAAGAAGCCTCCAATCTCTTCCCCACATCCCATAATGTCTTGTACATGAGAGGCCAGATAGCCGAGCTGAGGGGCAACATGGACGAGGCCAAGCGCTGGTATGAAGAGGCGCTGTCAATCAACCCGACGCATGTCAAGAGCATGCAGAGACTG GGTTTGATCCTGCACCAGCTGCAGCGCTACAGTCTGTCTGAAAAGGTGCTGAGAGATGCTGTGCAGGTCAacag CACGGCCCACGACGTGTGGAACAGCCTGGGTGAGGTTCTGCAGGCTCAGGGAAACACCGCGGCAGCCACCGAGTGTTTCATCACGGccctggagctggaggccagCAGCCCCATCCTGCCCTTCACCATCATCCCCCGAGCGCTATGA
- the ttc7b gene encoding tetratricopeptide repeat protein 7B isoform X2, with protein MTARKSGSRLETEIERCRSECQWDKIPELVRQLSAKLISNDDLGELLLGECKLQTYLKENPLKQGASPRGPRPKLVEVRKHLTAALDRGNLKADYLQEASLLMAKLCYVEGEYRDALGHYGKVSLDEMQLVGAPVYRLSMIAEAYATKGLCLEKVPAASPSLSNKNTGSPSSVKSTSDREQEIITCYEKSGDIALLYLQEAEKALSAGIQNRSPKPGPTSQDIELGYFLETGLQRAHVIHFKNGNLTRGVGRFREILRAVESRTTQSLRMTIARQLAEILLRGMCEQSYWSPLEDPPTVSPLDDPTRQGHVLSKNYSLSRRPRVYSGENLFCPQENTEEALLLLLISESMANRDAVLSRIPEHNNDRIISLQSASVVYDLLTIALGRRGQYEMLSECLERAMKFAFEEFHLWYQLALSLMAAGKSARAVKVLKECIRLKPDEPTIPLLAVKLCVGPLHWLDEGESFAKMVIDMGEKAAEFRAKGYLAVGLVYSLKATDASLRSTQEEYQRKALGAFQRAQSLSPTDHLAAFYLALQLAVSRQIPEALGYVRQALQLQGDDVHSLHLLALLLSAQKHYHDALNIIEMALSEYPENFNLLYTKVKLESMCRGPEEALLTCKHMLQIWKSFYNLTNPSDSGRGSSLLDRAITDRRQLNAMTLPDFSDPETVSGSSSSRSGSEQLSPVSPSTISTFSSPLSSPMSSPLSSPSSPVFTFQPLPPPISPSFLCPTPLPPTPTRTRTQSFSTHITLRQLSSTSSVHATSIAASRVEQALSEVASSLQSSAPKQGPLHPWMTLAQIWLHAAEVYISMSKPAEAAACTQEASNLFPTSHNVLYMRGQIAELRGNMDEAKRWYEEALSINPTHVKSMQRLGLILHQLQRYSLSEKVLRDAVQVNSTAHDVWNSLGEVLQAQGNTAAATECFITALELEASSPILPFTIIPRAL; from the exons ATGACGGCGAGGAAGTCTGGCTCACGACTTGAAACCGAGATTGAGCGGTGTCGCTCTGAGTGCCAGTGGGACAAGATACCAGAACTGGTTCGTCAGTTGTCGGCTAAGCTCATATCAAACG ATGACCTCggcgagctgctgctgggggagtGCAAACTTCAGACATACCTGAAGGAGAACCCGCTCAAACAGGGAGCCAGTCCCAGGGGCCCCCGGCCCAAACTGGTGGAAGTGAGGAAACATCTGACTGCTGCTCTGGACAGAGGGAACCTGAAG GCTGATTATCTCCAGGAGGCCAGCTTGTTGATGGCCAAACTGTGCTACGTCGAGGGAGAATATAGAGATGCTTTAG GTCACTACGGTAAAGTCAGCCTGGATGAGATGCAGCTGGTGGGTGCGCCTGTCTATCGGTTGTCCATGATAGCTGAGGCATATGCAACTAAAG GACTGTGTCTCGAGAAGGTTCCGGCTGCCTCTCCGTCTCTGTCGAACAAGAACACTGGCTCTCCGTCATCCGTTAAGAGCACCTCGGATAGAGAGCAGGAAATTATCACCTGCTATGAAAAGTCCGGGGACATCGCTCTCCTTTACCTGCAGGAGGCGGAGAAG GCCTTGTCAGCAGGTATTCAGAACCGCAGCCCAAAGCCGGGCCCAACCTCCCAGGACATAGAACTGGGCTATTTCCTGGAGACGGGCCTGCAGAGAGCCCACGTCATCCACTTTAAGAACGG CAACCTGACAAGGGGAGTGGGCCGTTTCAGGGAGATCCTTCGTGCCGTCGAAAGCAGAACCACTCAGAGCCTTCGCATG accATAGCCAGACAGCTTGCTGAGATCTTACTCAGAGGAATGTGCGAACAGAGTTACTGGTCTCCTCTGGAAGACCCACCCACAGTGTCACCGTTGGACGATCCTACACGGCAAGGACACGTTCTCAGCAAGAACTACAGCCTCAGCCGGCGCCCACGGGTGTACTCGGGAGAAAA CCTGTTCTGTCCTCAGGAGAACACGGAGGAggcgctgctgttgctgctcatcAGCGAGTCCATG GCCAACCGTGATGCTGTCCTGAGCAGGATTCCTGAACACAACAATGACCGGATCATCAGTTTGCAGTCTGCCTCCGTGGTGTACGACCTGCTGACCATAGCTCTGGGCAGGAGAGGCCAGTATGAGATGCTCTCCGAG TGTTTGGAGAGGGCCATGAAGTTTGCCTTTGAAGAGTTCCATTTATGGTACCAACTCGCCCTGTCGTTAATGGCTGCTGGGAAATCTGCCCGTGCTGTCAAGGTCCTGAAAGAGTGCATCCGTTTGAAGCCCGACGAGCCGACCATTCCGCTGCTGGCCGTCAAGCTTTGTGTTGGACCTTTGCACTGG CTCGACGAGGGCGAGAGCTTTGCAAAAATGGTGATTGACATGGGGGAGAAGGCGGCCGAATTCCGAGCCAAAGGCTACTTGGCCGTGGGCTTGGTTTACAGTCTCAAGGCTACTGATG CATCGCTTCGAAGCACACAGGAGGAGTACCAGAGGAAAGCTTTGGGAGCCTTCCAGAG AGCTCAGAGTCTCTCGCCCACTGACCATTTAGCGGCCTTCTACCTGGCGCTGCAGCTCGCCGTGTCCCGACAG ATCCCCGAGGCTTTGGGCTACGTCCGGCAGGCGTTGCAGCTTCAAGGGGACGACGTCCACTCGCTCcacctgctggctctgctgctctctgctcagaAGCACTACCACGACGCTCTCAACATCATAGAGATGGCTCTGTCCGAGTACCCAGAGAACTTCAA TCTGCTCTATACGAAGGTGAAGCTGGAGTCCATGTGCAGAGGACCAGAGGAAGCTCTCCTCACCTGTAAACACATGCTGCAGATCTGGAAGAGCTTTTACAACCTTACCAACCCCAG cgaCTCTGGGCGTGGCAGCAGTCTGCTGGACAGAGCCATAACAGACAGACGACAGCTCAATGCCATGACTCTGCCTGATTTCAGTGACCCTGagactg tctcaggttcctcctcctctcgctcgGGTTCTGAACAGCTCTCTCCCGTCTCCCCCTCCACCATTTCCACCTTTTCCTCCCCGCTCTCCTCCCCGATGTCCTCCCCCCTgtcttccccttcctcccctgTCTTCACTTTCCAGCCTCTCCCTCCACCCATAAgcccttccttcctctgtccCACTCCTCTTCCCCCCACgcccaccaggaccaggactcAGTCCTTTTCCACCCACATCACTCTCCGCCAGCTCTCATCCACTA GCTCCGTTCACGCCACGTCTATCGCAGCCAGCCGGGTGGAGCAGGCGCTGTCCGAGGTGGCGTCGTCTCTGCAGAGCAGCGCCCCCAAGCAGGGACCCCTGCACCCCTGGATGACCTTGGCCCAGATCTGGCTGCACGCAG CCGAGGTCTACATCAGCATGTCGAAGCCCGCCGAGGCCGCGGCATGCACGCAAGAAGCCTCCAATCTCTTCCCCACATCCCATAATGTCTTGTACATGAGAGGCCAGATAGCCGAGCTGAGGGGCAACATGGACGAGGCCAAGCGCTGGTATGAAGAGGCGCTGTCAATCAACCCGACGCATGTCAAGAGCATGCAGAGACTG GGTTTGATCCTGCACCAGCTGCAGCGCTACAGTCTGTCTGAAAAGGTGCTGAGAGATGCTGTGCAGGTCAacag CACGGCCCACGACGTGTGGAACAGCCTGGGTGAGGTTCTGCAGGCTCAGGGAAACACCGCGGCAGCCACCGAGTGTTTCATCACGGccctggagctggaggccagCAGCCCCATCCTGCCCTTCACCATCATCCCCCGAGCGCTATGA